One stretch of Corynebacterium auriscanis DNA includes these proteins:
- the rplX gene encoding 50S ribosomal protein L24, which yields MKIRKGDTVLVISGPDKGATGKVIQAFPKQDKVLVEGVNPIKKHVANSAPERGAESGGIVTQEAPIHVSNVMVVDSDGNPTRIGYRFDENGKKIRVSKRNGKDI from the coding sequence ATGAAGATCCGTAAGGGCGATACCGTACTGGTTATCTCGGGCCCAGACAAGGGCGCTACGGGCAAGGTCATCCAGGCTTTCCCGAAGCAGGACAAGGTCCTCGTTGAGGGCGTAAATCCCATTAAGAAGCACGTTGCAAACTCTGCTCCAGAGCGCGGCGCAGAATCCGGCGGCATTGTCACCCAGGAAGCCCCAATCCACGTATCCAACGTGATGGTTGTGGATTCCGATGGTAATCCGACCCGTATCGGCTACCGTTTCGACGAAAACGGCAAGAAGATCCGCGTCTCCAAGCGCAACGGGAAGGACATCTAA
- the rplE gene encoding 50S ribosomal protein L5: MSENYTPRLKTRYREDIREKLNTEFNYDNVMQIPGVTKIVVNMGVGDAARDSKLINGAINDLTLITGQKPQIRTAKKAIANFKLREGMPIGARVTLRGDRMWEFLDRLLTVALPRIRDFRGLSDRQFDGHGNYTFGLSEQTMFYEIDVDKIDRPRGMNITVVTTASNDDEGRALLRELGFPFKTQGSND, encoded by the coding sequence ATGAGCGAAAACTACACCCCACGCCTGAAGACTCGCTACCGTGAGGACATTCGCGAGAAGCTGAACACCGAGTTCAACTACGACAACGTTATGCAGATCCCCGGTGTGACCAAGATTGTGGTCAACATGGGTGTCGGCGACGCTGCTCGTGATTCCAAGCTGATCAACGGTGCCATCAATGACCTGACCCTCATCACCGGTCAGAAGCCACAGATCCGTACCGCGAAGAAGGCCATCGCTAACTTCAAGCTGCGTGAAGGCATGCCAATCGGTGCACGCGTTACCCTGCGTGGCGACCGTATGTGGGAATTCTTGGATCGCCTGCTGACCGTTGCTCTGCCACGTATTCGCGACTTCCGCGGTCTGTCCGATCGCCAGTTCGACGGCCACGGTAACTACACCTTCGGTCTGTCTGAGCAGACCATGTTCTACGAAATCGACGTGGATAAGATCGATCGTCCACGTGGTATGAACATCACGGTTGTTACGACCGCTTCGAACGACGACGAAGGCCGCGCACTGCTGCGTGAGCTGGGCTTCCCATTCAAGACCCAGGGCTCCAACGACTAA
- a CDS encoding SidA/IucD/PvdA family monooxygenase, with translation MPNSLPQTQSVSQPQSVSQPQPATQPEPKPQPQPASHAQPKPQPQPTSQPEPASQPDPRPSHPAPQQVDVLAIGAGPFNLGFAALAQPLVESGELSLAVFDKRDGFCWHPGMMLPTATIQVPFMADLVTMADPTSPYSFLNYCKQQGRIHHFFIKEDFYPLRAEYSDYCAWVARQLGTLHWKHCVDHVDQLADGTFTVTYSHPGGTGQIHARHLVIGVGTEPFVPDDLAAALNAPNVLHSADYLHRKQQVLSANSITIIGSGQSAAEIYLDLIEERAEQGKRLDWFTRSPRFFPMEYTKLTLEMTSPDYARYFHALPEATRDRTNREQRSLYKGISGDTVNEIYDTLYRLSRTGNLPSTLRAGCAVAWAPGAEPTDGSTGVHRLRVEHTESGSTGVHASDALILATGYRAPTIPPFLSSVHGSLNVDAAGRCAVGTDFSINDAGTVHVQNAEEHTHSLISPDLGMGPWRNSIILASITGREVYPIEKDIAFQTFGGEGL, from the coding sequence ATGCCTAATTCCCTTCCCCAAACGCAGTCTGTATCCCAACCGCAGTCTGTATCCCAACCACAACCTGCCACCCAGCCAGAGCCCAAGCCTCAACCACAGCCTGCATCCCACGCACAGCCCAAGCCTCAACCACAGCCCACATCGCAGCCAGAACCTGCATCCCAACCCGACCCTCGCCCATCCCATCCCGCACCCCAGCAGGTGGATGTCCTCGCAATCGGCGCGGGCCCTTTCAATCTGGGCTTCGCGGCCCTCGCCCAGCCCCTCGTGGAGTCCGGGGAGCTCAGCCTCGCCGTGTTCGATAAGCGGGACGGATTCTGCTGGCACCCAGGCATGATGCTGCCCACGGCAACCATCCAAGTGCCGTTCATGGCCGACCTCGTCACGATGGCCGATCCCACCAGCCCGTATAGCTTCTTGAATTACTGCAAGCAGCAGGGCCGTATACACCACTTCTTCATTAAGGAAGATTTCTATCCTCTCCGCGCGGAGTATTCTGACTACTGCGCGTGGGTCGCCAGGCAGCTGGGCACCCTGCACTGGAAACACTGCGTAGATCACGTGGATCAACTAGCAGATGGCACCTTCACCGTCACCTATTCTCACCCCGGCGGTACGGGCCAGATTCACGCGCGGCACCTCGTGATCGGTGTGGGCACGGAACCGTTCGTACCCGACGATCTCGCCGCCGCACTCAACGCACCTAACGTCCTGCACTCCGCAGATTATCTGCATCGCAAGCAGCAGGTTCTTTCGGCCAACTCCATCACCATCATCGGCTCCGGCCAATCCGCTGCGGAAATCTACTTGGACCTTATCGAGGAGCGAGCCGAACAGGGCAAGCGCCTAGACTGGTTCACCCGCTCCCCGCGCTTCTTCCCCATGGAATACACCAAGCTCACCCTGGAAATGACCAGCCCGGATTACGCCCGTTACTTCCACGCACTACCGGAGGCCACCCGCGATCGTACGAATCGCGAACAACGCAGCCTCTATAAGGGCATCTCGGGTGACACGGTCAACGAGATCTACGACACTCTCTATCGCCTCTCCCGCACGGGCAACCTGCCCTCGACTCTGCGCGCGGGATGCGCGGTGGCGTGGGCTCCCGGCGCGGAACCTACGGACGGGTCCACCGGGGTTCATCGGCTGCGAGTAGAACACACGGAGTCCGGCTCCACCGGGGTACACGCTTCCGATGCTCTCATTCTGGCCACCGGATACCGCGCTCCCACAATTCCCCCTTTCCTCTCCTCTGTGCACGGCTCACTCAATGTCGATGCAGCTGGTCGTTGTGCGGTGGGCACTGATTTTTCTATTAACGACGCCGGCACGGTTCACGTACAGAACGCGGAAGAACACACTCACTCGTTGATTTCTCCGGACCTCGGCATGGGCCCGTGGCGTAACTCGATCATCTTGGCCAGCATCACCGGTCGTGAGGTTTATCCGATAGAAAAGGACATTGCGTTTCAAACGTTCGGAGGTGAGGGCCTGTGA
- a CDS encoding pyridoxal phosphate-dependent decarboxylase family protein → MLNSTHESTHVGSPQEGPPADPGHPRGTVPERISFTDDLVGMSPTRLGDVLAAASHVATDYLTEEHGPCSATPVGQLEAAVRNIDLANPLGSFRASIAELRTLWLDHAVWYHHPRYIAHLNCPISSTAVAGETIASAVNTAVESWDQASSAALIEQKIVHWLCESLRWQVTGIHGVFTSGGTQSNLQALLTARNKALAAHGYDTLSRLCILHTADTHYSVARAANILGLHPTTGSRVVGTDTHHRMSPAALEEAIAECSRDGLVPMAVVATAGTTDLGAIDPLDDLASITRKHSLHLHVDAAYGGAMLVSPTQRHRLKGIESADSITVDFHKTYFQPVACSAMLLRTPEDFRHISWHADYLNPQGSGELNLADFSLQTTRRFDALKLWLTLRTHGAEAIGTAFDTCCKITRDSAALIENNPHLELLEHPQLTTLVFRPTHPDAPSPQHIKRVLHNRGEAVIATTVIDGDSWLKFTILDPTLSTNDIQLILDLIVGCATSAAANPTAGTPAVDNSTMEAPTHA, encoded by the coding sequence ATGCTCAATTCAACTCACGAGTCAACCCACGTCGGGTCACCCCAAGAAGGCCCACCGGCCGACCCCGGGCATCCCCGTGGCACAGTCCCCGAACGCATCAGCTTCACCGATGACCTCGTCGGAATGTCACCCACGCGCCTTGGCGACGTGCTCGCTGCAGCCTCACACGTAGCCACGGACTACCTCACCGAGGAACACGGTCCCTGCAGTGCCACCCCGGTGGGGCAACTCGAGGCCGCAGTCCGCAACATTGACCTCGCAAACCCGCTCGGCTCCTTCCGCGCAAGCATCGCGGAACTGCGCACACTCTGGCTCGACCACGCAGTCTGGTACCACCACCCGCGCTACATCGCCCACCTCAACTGCCCCATTTCTTCAACTGCTGTGGCCGGGGAAACGATCGCCAGCGCAGTCAATACAGCGGTGGAGTCGTGGGATCAGGCCTCATCCGCGGCGCTCATTGAGCAGAAAATCGTCCACTGGTTGTGTGAAAGCCTCCGCTGGCAGGTCACGGGCATCCACGGAGTGTTCACCTCCGGTGGAACTCAATCGAATCTCCAAGCACTGCTCACAGCCCGTAACAAGGCGCTGGCAGCCCACGGGTATGACACGCTTTCCCGCCTGTGCATCCTGCACACGGCCGACACGCACTATTCAGTGGCCAGGGCAGCCAACATCCTGGGGCTTCACCCCACCACCGGATCACGAGTGGTGGGCACAGATACCCACCATCGGATGTCACCCGCTGCACTAGAAGAAGCCATCGCTGAGTGTTCCCGCGACGGCTTAGTTCCCATGGCGGTGGTTGCCACCGCCGGCACAACGGACCTCGGTGCCATCGACCCTCTTGATGACCTCGCCAGCATCACCCGTAAACATTCCCTGCACCTGCATGTGGATGCCGCGTACGGGGGTGCCATGCTGGTCTCCCCCACTCAAAGGCACCGCCTGAAGGGAATCGAATCTGCCGATAGCATCACCGTGGATTTCCACAAGACCTACTTCCAACCCGTGGCGTGTTCTGCCATGTTGCTGCGCACCCCGGAGGACTTCCGCCACATTTCGTGGCACGCGGACTACCTCAATCCGCAGGGCTCCGGCGAGCTCAACCTCGCCGACTTCTCCCTGCAGACAACCCGCCGCTTTGATGCGCTGAAGCTCTGGCTTACCTTGCGCACACACGGAGCCGAAGCGATCGGCACTGCCTTCGACACGTGCTGCAAGATCACCCGAGACTCAGCCGCACTGATCGAGAACAACCCCCACCTCGAACTACTGGAACACCCGCAGCTCACCACGCTCGTTTTCCGTCCGACACACCCCGATGCCCCCTCCCCGCAACACATCAAGCGAGTGCTGCACAACCGAGGAGAAGCCGTCATTGCCACCACGGTCATAGACGGCGACAGCTGGTTGAAGTTCACCATCTTGGACCCAACTCTTTCCACCAACGACATCCAGCTCATCCTCGACCTCATCGTGGGTTGCGCCACCTCGGCTGCTGCCAACCCAACCGCTGGCACCCCAGCTGTCGACAACTCAACAATGGAGGCTCCAACTCATGCCTAA
- the rplN gene encoding 50S ribosomal protein L14: protein MIQQESRLRVADNTGAREILVIRVLGGSVRRSAGIGDIVVATVKEATPGGTVKSGDIVKAVIVRAKKETRRPDGSYIAFDENAAVIIKANDNDPRGTRIFGPVARELRDKKFMKIISLAPEVL from the coding sequence GTGATTCAGCAAGAATCGCGCCTGCGAGTTGCCGATAACACCGGTGCCCGGGAAATCCTGGTCATCCGCGTGCTCGGAGGCTCTGTTCGGCGCTCCGCTGGTATCGGTGACATCGTTGTTGCCACGGTAAAGGAAGCTACCCCAGGTGGCACCGTAAAGTCGGGCGACATCGTCAAGGCCGTCATCGTTCGCGCCAAGAAGGAAACTCGTCGTCCAGATGGTTCCTACATTGCATTCGACGAGAACGCAGCTGTCATCATCAAGGCAAACGACAACGATCCACGTGGTACCCGTATCTTCGGCCCAGTGGCTCGTGAACTTCGTGACAAGAAGTTCATGAAGATCATTTCTCTCGCTCCGGAGGTGCTCTAA
- a CDS encoding siderophore-interacting protein, which yields MNVATPQVSKLTVSPTRRNAFTDHQLVDPPQAAGHELFRATIHEITSPSHRLRRITLHSPSFATYQLSGPDEFFGLLMPQPGTPLHLPQQTKGENLRAAVAEMPAEIRPNLRWYTVRQFDPLNCTLTFDIVTHGVTLEDLEVGHDIGPGLRWCLTAQVGSEVGLWTAHGLWHRAAPAQTLIADPSALPSLRAILEYTQTFAPKQLRDMHVIAVAETAEDIEPHLLSEWQEKLGSVELLFCPVAEFTSQTVRLLQRIDAVEHPARFSQYVWVAGEGDLCKNVRRHCVYTWKLETSAVQWCPYWFLGKARP from the coding sequence ATGAATGTTGCCACACCGCAGGTCAGCAAACTGACCGTCTCCCCCACCCGGCGGAACGCCTTCACCGACCACCAGCTGGTCGATCCCCCGCAAGCCGCGGGGCATGAGCTGTTCCGAGCCACCATTCACGAGATCACGTCTCCATCACACCGGTTGCGCCGCATCACGCTCCACTCCCCCTCCTTCGCGACGTATCAACTCTCCGGTCCTGACGAGTTCTTCGGCCTCCTCATGCCACAACCCGGCACCCCGCTACACCTCCCACAGCAAACTAAAGGCGAAAACCTTCGCGCCGCAGTGGCCGAGATGCCCGCAGAGATCCGGCCCAACCTGCGTTGGTACACAGTACGGCAGTTCGATCCCCTGAACTGCACACTGACCTTCGACATCGTGACGCACGGTGTCACCCTGGAAGACCTCGAGGTCGGGCACGACATTGGCCCTGGGCTGCGCTGGTGCCTGACAGCCCAGGTGGGTTCAGAAGTTGGACTATGGACCGCGCACGGACTGTGGCATCGCGCTGCTCCGGCGCAGACTCTTATCGCCGACCCCTCAGCGCTGCCATCACTGCGTGCGATCTTGGAATACACCCAGACCTTTGCCCCGAAACAGCTGCGCGACATGCACGTTATCGCAGTTGCTGAAACCGCCGAAGATATTGAGCCACATCTGCTTTCGGAATGGCAGGAAAAACTAGGGAGCGTGGAACTGCTGTTTTGCCCGGTCGCCGAGTTCACCTCGCAGACCGTGCGGTTACTGCAGCGCATCGATGCCGTCGAGCATCCCGCTCGGTTCTCCCAGTACGTCTGGGTTGCCGGTGAGGGTGACCTATGCAAGAACGTCCGCCGCCACTGTGTTTACACATGGAAGCTTGAGACCTCCGCCGTGCAGTGGTGCCCATACTGGTTCCTAGGGAAAGCGCGACCTTAG